The following coding sequences lie in one Fusarium poae strain DAOMC 252244 chromosome 1, whole genome shotgun sequence genomic window:
- the NOP1 gene encoding Small subunit processome complex component (BUSCO:43368at5125), with the protein MAPFTPRGGARGGRGGARGGGRGGFGGDRGGFGGGRGGARGGRGGGRGGFGDRGGRGGRGGRGGAPRGGRGGAAGAKGGAKVIVEPHRHPGVFVVRGGKEDGLATRNTTPGESVYGEKRISVDEVVKNDDGTTTTTKVEYRMWNPFRSKLCAAVAGGADEIYIKPGSRVLYLGGASGTSVSHVADIVGPTGYVYAVEFSSRSGRDLITMASKRPNVVPIVEDARQPARYRMIVPMVDVIFADVAQPDQARIVAMNANWFLKVGGGVLISIKANCIDSTAPAAEVFAAEVQKMRAESIKPKFQLTLEPFERDHCLVAGEYLRYKQ; encoded by the exons ATGGCTCCTTTCACTCCTCGAGGTGGTGCCCGTGGAGGTCGTGGCGGCGCCCGTGGAGGCGGCCGTGGTGGTTTCGGTGGTGATCGCGGCGGCTTTGGTGGTGGCCGTGGTGGTGCGCGCGGTGGACGAG GTGGTGGCCGTGGCGGTTTCGGTGACCGAGGTGGTCGTGGCGGACGCGGTGGACGAG GTGGTGCTCCTCGCGGCGGTCGCGGTGGTGCTGCTGGCGCAAAGGGCGGCGCCAAGGTCATTGTC GAGCCTCACCGTCACCCCGGTGTCTTCGTTGTCCGTGGTGGTAAGGAAGATGGTCTTGCTACCCGCAACACAACCCCCGGCGAGTCTGTCTACGGAGAGAAGAGGATAAGCGTCGATGAAGTCGTCAAGAATGACGACGGCACTACCACCACTACCAAGGTCGAGTACCGCATGTGGAACCCTTTCCGAAGCAAGCTTTGCGCCGCCGTTGCTGGTGGTGCTGATGAGATCTACATCAAGCCTGGTTCCCGTGTCCTCTACCTCGGTGGTGCCTCTGGTACTTCCGTCTCTCACGTTGCCGACATTGTCGGACCTACCGGCTACGTCTACGCCGTCGAGTTCTCTTCCCGATCCGGTCGTGATCTCATCACCATGGCTTCCAAGCGACCCAACGTTGTCCCCATTGTTGAGGACGCCCGTCAGCCCGCTCGTTACCGCATGATCGTCCCCATGGTCGACGTTATCTTTGCCGATGTTGCCCAGCCCGATCAGGCCCGTATCGTCGCCATGAACGCCAACTGGTTCCTCAAGGTCGGCGGTGGTGTCCTTATCTCCATCAAGGCCAACTGTATCGACAGTACCGCTCCCGCCGCCGAGGTCTTCGCTGCCGAGGTCCAGAAGATGCGAGCTGAGTCCATCAAGCCCAAGTTCCAGCTTACCCTGG AACCCTTCGAGCGTGACCATTGTCTGGTTGCCGGCGAGTACTTGCGCTACAAGCAATAA
- the RPL17 gene encoding 60S ribosomal protein L17 (SECRETED:SignalP(1-30)~BUSCO:49911at5125): MRRGDGLNFENVPWLTLAFFPLLQVRYAATEIQPAKSARARGAYLRVSFKNTRETAQAINGWKLQRAVTFLENVKEHKEAVPMRRYAGSTGRTAQGKQFGVSKARWPIKSAEFLLGLLKNAEANADAKGLDTGNLVVKHIQVNQAPKQRRRTYRAHGRINPYMSNPCHIELILTEAEEVVQKSDAVAEREHLSSRQRGARLRKAITSA, encoded by the exons ATGCGTCGTGGTGATGGGCTCAATTTCGAAAATGTGCCCTGGCTGACTCTGGCTTTTTTCCCACTCTTACAGGTTCGATACGCTGCCACCGAGATCCAGCCCGCGAAGTCGGCCCGCGCCCGCGGTGCCTACCTCCGAGTGTCCTTCAAGAACACCCGCGAGACCGCCCAGGCCATCAACGGCTGGAAGCTTCAGCGCGCTGTTACCTTCCTCGAGAACGTTAAGGAGCACAAGGAGGCCGTCCCCATGCGACGATACGCCGGCAGCACTGGCCGCACCGCCCAAG GCAAGCAGTTCGGTGTCTCCAAGGCTCGATGGCCCATCAAGTCCGCCGAGTTCCTCCTCGGTCTCCTCAAGAACGCTGAGGCCAACGCTGACGCTAAGGGTCTCGACACCGGTAACCTCGTTGTCAAGCACATCCAGGTCAACCAGGCCCCTAAGCAGCGACGAAGGACATACCGTGCTCACGGTCGT ATCAACCCTTACATGTCCAACCCCTGCCACATCGAGCTCATCCTGACCGAGGCTGAGGAGGTTGTCCAGAAGTCCGATGCTGTTGCTGAGCGTGAGCACCTCAGCTCGCGCCAGCGTGGTGCCCGCCTCCGCAAGGCTATCACCTCTGCTTAA
- a CDS encoding hypothetical protein (BUSCO:21244at5125) → MATHPTQDAGSNELERHQAGPSTAPSSCDNELSAITEQSDSHDRTIQDVAVQWPANEVPVEIFEIIISHLARLEVRCLRLVCKEFEAKVSAQYFRNVVVPFKSELYSKLDRDENGILKRTSSALLSNGMRIFQSFGPHIRRFALSLELDEDTLSYPPIKPSQEAVPSFWGIYRWPHNTYHRYTDLEGLEQTADETEAMKEALKCLVKVSNLGICCDAGLGFLLGPDHIARNAAATTIDPVFATQNWRITNSELQQKKPTIVSLSDFHELVKDLQKPVFENPMSFKQTVLRKMVSDAGYRDDQIKDAVRMILDTEGTDLSTIDFDERASLLNDPESRLASLSNRADFEPAVSEIASHALIPSSLTRAQKEMLLELEWAHRAMIQSYVIGLIDNARADCFTNLTTLTIAKIPSSHVYIFSRHDLWQNLPSLNNVSLGVIADWRRVTKTAPGCVEDTPLSPVDAVRKVYRLLNDYIGVQTNIESLHFEWICGGEFAPSTFQRNHFILPAPFFEDPQLMALVDSPRTHQNDILVLPYVKHLSLKNCWASPHVFLQTIRNMALSTLEKLDLESVSISGPPTLTPQAPLHGHIVNLNAAHLMGFFALPAQVQPHPTAGGHGPPPPPPPPVAQMFQMYQNQIQGNNPAPDPAGTPSETLQQPEQLSWAGIIEHFSPGVKIQDILAGRNETGPSSADEIIFNQPDPLGQHIPSSHRLRSDAKKYTLKCLSFKSCGYVSVDIADINTRSILPFGTQGLAGNGNPHSSNLGPLMMKCRDRLLGRIAPFIRPQESFQLTDAFGLDMGWENIYDQRTISDAIGDGVESPGRGRFSGTIDAMLPAA, encoded by the coding sequence ATGGCTACTCATCCAACACAAGATGCTGGCAGCAACGAATTGGAACGGCATCAAGCGGGACCAAGCACTGCTCCTTCATCTTGTGACAACGAGCTATCCGCAATTACCGAACAATCAGATTCTCACGATCGGACTATCCAAGATGTTGCTGTCCAGTGGCCTGCAAACGAAGTGCCAGTTGAAATCTTCGAGATCATAATCTCACACCTCGCACGTCTCGAAGTTAGATGCTTGCGACTTGTTTGCAAGGAATTCGAGGCCAAAGTCTCTGCGCAGTATTTCCGGAATGTTGTGGTGCCTTTCAAATCCGAGCTTTATAGTAAACTAGACCGTGATGAGAACGGTATCCTCAAACGCACTTCTTCCGCTCTCCTATCTAATGGGATGCGCATCTTCCAATCTTTCGGCCCGCACATTCGACGCTTTGCGCTGTCGTTGGAGCTTGATGAAGACACACTCTCATACCCCCCAATCAAACCTTCACAGGAAGCTGTGCCATCTTTCTGGGGTATATACCGCTGGCCCCATAACACATATCATCGGTATACAGACCTTGAGGGTCTTGAGCAGACTGCTGATGAAACTGAGGCCATGAAAGAGGCGCTTAAATGCTTGGTCAAGGTCTCAAATCTTGGAATCTGCTGTGATGCTGGTCTTGGATTTCTATTGGGACCGGATCATATAGCACGCAACGCTGCTGCTACCACCATTGACCCCGTTTTTGCAACCCAGAATTGGCGTATCACCAACTCTGAACTTCAACAGAAGAAGCCGACCATCGTCAGCTTGTCGGATTTTCACGAACTGGTCAAAGATCTCCAGAAGCCTGTCTTTGAAAATCCCATGAGTTTCAAGCAAACCGTATTGCGAAAGATGGTGTCGGATGCTGGTTATCGGGACGATCAGATTAAGGATGCCGTGCGCATGATACTCGACACAGAAGGCACTGACCTCAGCACCATTGATTTTGATGAGAGGGCTTCCCTCCTTAATGATCCGGAATCTCGACTAGCATCGTTGAGCAACCGTGCCGACTTCGAACCTGCCGTTTCAGAAATTGCAAGTCATGCACTCATTCCTTCGAGTCTGACAAGAGCACAAAAGGAAATGCTTTTAGAACTTGAATGGGCTCATCGGGCCATGATTCAGTCTTACGTGATTGGCCTAATCGACAATGCTCGAGCTGACTGTTTCACGAATTTGACTACGCTCACGATTGCCAAAATCCCCAGCAGCCATGTCTACATCTTCAGTCGCCACGATCTTTGGCAAAATCTGCCGTCTCTCAACAATGTCTCATTGGGTGTTATCGCCGACTGGCGGCGTGTCACTAAAACTGCTCCTGGATGTGTTGAAGACACTCCATTATCTCCTGTCGATGCTGTCAGGAAGGTGTACCGGTTACTCAACGACTATATTGGCGTGCAGACCAATATCGAGAGCCTTCACTTCGAATGGATCTGTGGCGGGGAGTTTGCACCCTCGACGTTCCAGCGAAACCATTTCATTCTTCCAGCTCCTTTCTTTGAAGACCCTCAGCTCATGGCACTGGTTGATAGCCCGAGAACTCACCAAAATGATATCCTGGTCTTACCCTATGTCAAGCATTTGTCCTTGAAGAATTGTTGGGCTTCGCCTCACGTCTTTCTTCAGACGATACGCAATATGGCCCTTTCTACACTCGAAAAACTTGACCTGGAATCTGTGTCAATCTCTGGTCCACCAACTCTCACTCCACAAGCTCCTCTTCATGGGCATATCGTCAATTTGAACGCTGCTCATTTAATGGGCTTCTTCGCTTTGCCGGCCCAGGTGCAGCCTCACCCAACGGCAGGTGGCCATGgacctcctcctccgccaCCGCCACCAGTGGCCCAGATGTTCCAGATGTATCAAAACCAGATACAAGGCAACAACCCGGCGCCGGACCCAGCTGGCACACCATCAGAAACCTTGCAGCAGCCTGAACAACTCTCCTGGGCAGGCATCATAGAACATTTTTCTCCCGGTGTCAAGATCCAAGACATCTTGGCTGGCAGAAATGAGACTGGTCCCAGTTCGGCTGACGAAATAATATTCAATCAACCAGATCCATTGGGTCAACACATACCATCATCACATCGCCTACGTTCTGATGCGAAGAAGTACACTTTGAAGTGTCTTTCATTCAAATCGTGTGGTTATGTGTCAGTCGACATAGCGGATATCAATACTAGAAGCATTTTGCCCTTTGGTACTCAAGGTCTTGCTGGTAATGGGAACCCTCACAGCTCGAATCTGGGACCTCTGATGATGAAATGCCGTGACAGGCTTCTGGGCCGCATTGCACCTTTCATACGACCCCAGGAGTCATTCCAACTCACCGATGCCTTTGGTCTGGATATGGGATGGGAAAACATCTACGATCAACGGACGATTTCTGATGCTATTGGAGATGGCGTTGAGAGCCCTGGAAGAGGGCGCTTTTCAGGTACAATCGATGCGATGCTGCCAGCAGCGTAG
- a CDS encoding hypothetical protein (SECRETED:SignalP(1-17)~BUSCO:49104at5125) encodes MQLSTFVASVLAVTVSAAPSFPKPTVTDTRSAIDTLGSLSGYFNLVAEKVKAAKAYDMAPVCDLSQAKMALDGQLLPPSKGLYLKHVAVGRGTQNYTCDTKDPSSAPVATGAVATLFNASCAAALYPDLVERIPGMAVHFPLTAAEKLGPASLPESGHHYFTADGVPFFDLRTPEQEIGEAPCAKNSSAPAPSLSAKGQLGEAAVPWLRLFTIEGATHDIKEVYRTTTAGGSAPATCKGMASEFEVEYATLYWFWAGKIDDEA; translated from the exons ATGCAATTATCAACATTCGTCGCATCCGTCTTGGCGGTGACTGTTTCTGCAGCACCTAGCTTCCCTAAGCCTACCGTTACCGATACTCGATCTGCCATCGATACATTAGGATCATTGTCTGGTTACTTCAACCTTGTTGCggaaaaggtcaaggctgccaaggCATACGACATGGCTCCCGTCTGTGATCTCTCACAAGCCAAGATGGCTCTTG ATGGCCAACTGCTTCCTCCTTCCAAGGGACTTTACCTTAAGCATGTTGCTGTCGGTCGTGGTACTCAAAACTACACATGTGACACCAAGGATCCTTCATCGGCCCCCGTCGCTACCGGTGCTGTGGCTACTCTCTTCAACGCCAGTTGCGCCGCTGCTTTGTACCCTGATCTTGTTGAGCGTATCCCCGGCATGGCTGTTCACTTCCCCTTGACAGCTGCTGAGAAGTTGGGCCCTGCCTCTCTACCCGAGTCCGGTCACCACTATTTCACTGCCGACGGTGTCCCTTTCTTCGATCTCCGCACACCAGAGCAAGAGATTGGAGAGGCACCTTGTGCCAAGAACAGTAGCGCTCCTGCGCCATCACTCTCAGCCAAGGGTCAGCTTGGCGAGGCTGCTGTTCCCTGGCTCCGACTTTTCACCATTGAGGGTGCGACTCACGACATTAAGGAGGTGTACCGAACTACCACAGCTGGCGGTAGCGCTCCTGCTACATGCAAGGGCATGGCTTCTGAATTCGAGGTTGAATACGCAACACT ATACTGGTTCTGGGCTGGCAAAATTGATGACGAGGCTTGA
- a CDS encoding hypothetical protein (TransMembrane:1 (o665-683i)~BUSCO:14369at5125): MSDAAVEAALASTIEPSAPAPTFDGENKFQHAISAWRTIDLTTLVSNLDNTASDIVAYQRDSTVQRKELAQKTKEFRKLDDTSKLSEIKGLLKSYQTFIDLLTNHSKSVNSAFLQTYASFSDAPDPYPLLEASVDSMLLAEDTLPKITEENQHLQENVTTLTTQLEDVESKLQSERKSRKDLEENLEKRVKEVETSWTAVLDEKTDNWEAKEKALEDKLEKQERLLTEMRASYEVNQRLGKNGDEQEAQRNQVSSAELEMLHSDLDRTSARLAEIEARNEQMRLELAQAKSSAQQQPETNLEDDPGYMRVRSENQSMIRKLDAARVEKEGLKRELDGKLRSIEREVNALKEERDTLKTKVQRWGDYDEIKQELEVLKSIEFSTGDDDEVREHLESKDAEGNSLEKLLLARNKKLGDELTVLRVSHNDLQSRLEDLQEELSRTNAELERSQKLNQKLESDLETIQEEGANAFPSGASVAGTYVTRAVGRKSGRISPTSSIISGMDPRMGGGEPGERVYGGGSGMLPMVTAQRDRYKKKNGELEEELSNTHRTVSQLRQEVAALQKDNLNLYEKTRYVSTYNRGGGAATSSAYGANPNPSTVSIGETGNPGIAMDRYRQAYESNISPFAAFRGRESARAYKRMSLPERAVYSLTRTVLASRTSRNLFAAYCVALHLLVFMSLYWMSSSDVQRVTHLESAAAAAAGVAGGSLGSPMDGAPKDPAK, from the exons ATGAGCGACGCAGCCGTTGAAGCCGCTCTGGCGTCCACGATCGAGCCCTCTGCGCCTGCGCCAACCTTTGACGGAGAGAACAAATTTCAACATGCCATCTCAGCATGGAGGA CAATCGATCTCACAACTCTTGTCTCGAACCTAGATAATACAGCTTCGGACATTGTCGCCTACCAACGTGACTCAACTGTTCAACGTAAAGAACTGGCACAAAAGACGAAGGAGTTCCGCAAGCTAGATGATACATCGAAATTGTCAGAAATCAAGGGTTTATTAAAAT CTTATCAGACCTTTATCGATCTTCTCACGAATCATTCCAAGTCTGTCAACTCGGCCTTCCTTCAGACATATGCCTCTTTCTCCGATGCGCCAGACCCGTACCCACTCCTTGAGGCCTCGGTCGACTCGATGCTCCTCGCCGAGGATACTTTACCGAAGATAACGGAGGAAAATCAACACTTACAAGAGAACGTTACAACTCTTACAACCCAGTTGGAAGATGTCGAATCGAAGCTGCAGAGTGAGCGAAAATCCCGAAAAGATCTGGAGGAGAATCTCGAGAAACGTGTCAAGGAAGTGGAGACATCATGGACCGCTGTCCTAGATGAGAAGACAGATAATTGggaggccaaggagaaggcCTTGGAGgacaagcttgagaagcaaGAGCGCCTGTTGACTGAGATGCGTGCAAGCTACGAAGTCAATCAGCGATTGGGCAAGAATGGCGATGAACAGGAGGCTCAGCGCAACCAAGTTTCAAGTGCCGAACTTGAGATGCTTCACTCTGACCTGGATCGTACGAGCGCTCGCCTCGCTGAGATTGAAGCCCGTAACGAGCAGATGCGTCTGGAACTCGCACAGGCTAAATCATCAGCCCAGCAGCAACCTGAAACAAACCTTGAAGACGATCCCGGTTACATGCGCGTGAGGTCAGAGAACCAGTCTATGATCCGCAAGCTTGACGCTGCTCGTGTGGAGAAAGAAGGCCTCAAGCGAGAGTTGGATGGTAAACTACGATCTATTGAGCGAGAGGTGAACGCTCTAAAGGAAGAGAGGGACACACTGAAGACCAAGGTACAAAGGTGGGGCGATTATGATGAGATAAAACAAGAGCTCGAGGTTCTAAAGAGTATCGAGTTCTCTACAggtgacgacgatgaggtGCGAGAGCATCTCGAGTCGAAGGATGCCGAGGGCAACTCCCTGGAGAAACTTCTCTTGGCACGCAACAAGAAGCTCGGTGATGAATTGACTGTTCTGCGTGTTTCACACAACGACTTACAGAGCCGTCTCGAGGatcttcaagaagaactctcaAGAACAAACGCAGAATTGGAGCGTTCTCAGAAGCTCAACCAAAAGCTGGAGAGCGATTTGGAGACGATCCAGGAAGAGGGAGCTAACGCATTCCCGTCGGGAGCGTCTGTTGCTGGAACATATGTCACGCGGGCAGTTGGGCGTAAGAGTGGCAGAATTTCACCGACATCATCGATCATCAGTGGTATGGATCCTCGAATGGGAGGAGGCGAACCTGGCGAGCGAGTCTACGGGGGTGGCTCGGGCATGCTGCCAATGGTGACGGCTCAGCGTGACCGTTACAAAAAGAAGAACGGGGAATTGGAAGAAGAGCTGTCCAACACACACCGGACAGTATCACAGCTGCGCCAGGAGGTCGCAGCACTACAGAAGGATAACCTGAACCTCTATGAAAAGACAAGATATGTCTCAACATACAACCGAGGGGGTGGTGCGGCAACATCGTCCGCGTATGGTGCAAACCCTAACCCGTCTACGGTGTCGATTGGTGAAACAGGAAACCCTGGAATCGCCATGGATCGATACCGCCAGGCATATGAGTCGAATATTTCTCCATTCGCAGCTTTCCGCGGGCGGGAATCTGCTCGAGCCTACAAACGGATGAGTCTACCAGAGCGGGCAGTGTACTCGCTTACTCGTACCGTACTGGCTTCGAGGACCAGTCGAAATTTGTTCGCGGCATACTGCGTGGCACTCCATTTACTGGTCTTCATGTCGTTGTACTGGATGAGTTCGTCGGATGTCCAGCGGGTAACCCATCTCGAGTCTGCAGCGGCAGCGGCAGCTGGAGTGGCCGGGGGCTCGCTTGGCAGTCCAATGGACGGGGCGCCTAAAGATCCTGCCAAGTAG